A single window of Lathyrus oleraceus cultivar Zhongwan6 unplaced genomic scaffold, CAAS_Psat_ZW6_1.0 chrUn0076, whole genome shotgun sequence DNA harbors:
- the LOC127112322 gene encoding cyanogenic beta-glucosidase — protein MAVFHINVFLLLSLLTITIVTPMNGFNPLGDFNRSSFPKGFVFGTASSAYQYEGAAFEGGKGPSIWDNFTHKYPEKIKDRSNGDVAVDSYHKYKEDIELIKDLNMDAYRFSISWSRVLPKGKLSGGVNPEGIKYYNNLINGLLAKGLQPYVTLFHWDVPQALEDEYHGLLSHRIVDDFRDYAELCFKEFGDRVKHWITINEPWTVSMNAYAFGTLAPGRCSYWLNRNCTGGDSGTEPYLAAHNQLLAHSAAANLYRIKYKSSQRGIIGITLVSHWYEPATTATADVDASKRALDFMFGWYMNPLTRGEYPKSMRTLVGKRLPKFSKEESRELKGSFDFLGLNYYSSYYAAHASHHPNVVQPAIQTDSLVNATFEHNGKPLGPMSASSWLCIYPKGLHNLLLYTKKTYEDPVIYITENGRDEFNDPTLSLEESLLDTYRIDYYYRHLYYIETAIRHGVNVKGYFAWSLLDNFEWDSGLSLRFGLVFVDFKDGQKRHPKLSAEWFKNFLVKS, from the exons atggCAGTATTTCATATCAACGTGTTTCTGTTACTCTCTCTTTTAACCATCACCATTGTTACTCCTATGAATGGTTTTAACCCTCTTGGTGATTTCAACCGGAGCAGTTTTCCCAAAGGCTTTGTTTTTGGAACAGCCTCTTCTGCATATCAG TATGAAGGTGCAGCATTTGAGGGTGGAAAAGGACCAAGCATTTGGGATAACTTCACTCATAAATATCCAG AAAAAATAAAAGATAGAAGTAATGGTGATGTAGCGGTTGACTCGTATCATAAGTACAAAGAAGATATTGAACTCATAAAGGATTTGAATATGGATGCTTATAGATTCTCCATTTCTTGGTCTAGAGTTCTACCAA AGGGAAAGCTTAGCGGAGGTGTAAATCCTGAAGGAATAAAGTACTACAACAATCTCATCAACGGATTATTGGCTAAGG GTTTGCAACCATATGTGACACTTTTTCATTGGGACGTTCCCCAAGCTTTAGAGGATGAGTATCACGGTCTTTTAAGCCATCGCATTGT AGATGATTTTAGAGACTATGCTGAACTTTGCTTCAAGGAATTTGGTGATAGAGTGAAACATTGGATTACTATAAATGAACCATGGACTGTGAGCATGAATGCTTATGCATTCGGAACGTTGGCACCGGGTCGATGTTCATATTGGTTAAATCGGAATTGCACAGGAGGTGATTCAGGGACAGAACCATATTTGGCTGCACACAACCAGCTTCTTGCTCATTCTGCTGCTGCAAATTTGTACCGGATCAAATATAAG TCATCTCAACGAGGCATAATAGGGATTACCTTAGTCTCACACTGGTATGAGCCGGCCACTACAGCGACGGCCGACGTTGATGCTTCAAAACGAGCTCTCGACTTCATGTTTGGATG GTATATGAATCCGCTTACAAGAGGCGAATATCCAAAAAGCATGCGAACTTTGGTGGGAAAGAGATTACCAAAGTTCTCAAAAGAAGAGTCAAGGGAACTTAAGGGGTCTTTTGATTTTCTAGGCCTAAACTATTACTCATCCTACTATGCTGCTCATGCATCTCACCATCCCAATGTCGTCCAACCGGCCATACAAACTGATTCTCTTGTTAATGCTACAT TTGAACATAATGGCAAGCCTCTCGGTCCAATG TCTGCTTCGAGTTGGTTATGTATTTATCCAAAAGGACTTCATAATCTTTTGCTTTACACCAAGAAAACGTACGAGGACCCTGTAATTTACATTACTGAAAATG GTCGTGATGAGTTCAACGATCCAACATTATCTCTTGAAGAATCTCTCTTAGATACTTATAGGATTGATTACTACTATCGTCATCTTTACTATATTGAAACTGCAATTAG GCATGGTGTGAATGTAAAGGGATATTTTGCATGGTCATTGTTGGATAACTTTGAATGGGATTCTGGCTTGAGCTTGAGATTTGGACTCGTCTTCGTTGATTTTAAAGACGGTCAGAAAAGACACCCAAAACTTTCTGCTGAATGGTTCAAGAATTTTCTCGTTAAATCTTAG